The following proteins are encoded in a genomic region of Xanthomonas cassavae CFBP 4642:
- a CDS encoding DUF4431 domain-containing protein, whose product MKAVQRLLLILGCVIAAPACAQSYRYGAPEVTLEGTLISATGLTPDGAEVTYPALQRAAPLTVEATDGSEEFEPSATGITLVQLSLDATTMRAFKQVKGHQARVAGTLLHSDNGHHYTDALLSVTRVSARN is encoded by the coding sequence ATGAAAGCCGTACAGCGTTTGCTGCTGATCCTGGGCTGCGTCATCGCCGCGCCGGCCTGTGCGCAGTCATATCGATATGGCGCGCCGGAGGTCACGCTTGAAGGCACGCTCATCAGTGCCACCGGCCTGACACCCGACGGCGCAGAGGTGACGTATCCGGCCCTGCAACGTGCTGCGCCGCTTACCGTCGAGGCGACCGATGGAAGTGAAGAGTTCGAGCCCTCCGCAACAGGCATCACGCTGGTGCAGCTATCCCTTGATGCGACGACCATGCGCGCGTTCAAGCAGGTGAAGGGCCACCAGGCGCGCGTGGCCGGGACCCTCTTGCACTCCGATAACGGCCATCACTACACCGATGCATTGCTGTCGGTGACCCGCGTTTCAGCCAGGAACTAG